Proteins encoded by one window of Acidimicrobiales bacterium:
- a CDS encoding SDR family oxidoreductase — VAGGAGGIGSATSIRLGEEGAKVVVGDLDGAAAAAVAKEIEARGGRALALSFDISEPASVGELLSAAADAFGPIDALHANAADLSRGTIGRDSDAVDIDLDVYDRTMHVNARGHLLCARHVIPLLLEHGGGALVFTMSAAAFVGEPTRPAYAMAKAALGGLVRHIASKWGKEGVRANAVAPGLVLTDTARAGIDPGFRDRALRTTRSPRLGTPEDIASMVAFLVSDDASWVNGQVISVDGGALLR, encoded by the coding sequence GTGGCGGGAGGAGCCGGCGGCATCGGCTCGGCCACGAGCATCCGGCTGGGGGAGGAGGGGGCCAAGGTCGTCGTCGGGGACCTCGACGGGGCGGCCGCCGCCGCCGTGGCCAAGGAGATCGAGGCCCGCGGCGGCCGGGCCCTGGCGCTGTCGTTCGACATCTCCGAGCCGGCCTCGGTGGGAGAGCTCCTCTCCGCCGCCGCCGACGCCTTCGGCCCGATCGACGCCCTGCACGCCAACGCCGCCGACCTCTCCCGGGGGACGATCGGCCGGGACAGCGACGCCGTCGACATCGATCTCGATGTCTACGACCGGACCATGCACGTCAACGCCCGCGGCCACCTGCTGTGCGCCCGCCACGTCATCCCGCTGCTGCTCGAGCACGGCGGGGGCGCCCTGGTGTTCACCATGTCCGCCGCCGCCTTCGTCGGCGAGCCCACCCGTCCCGCCTACGCCATGGCCAAGGCCGCCCTCGGCGGCCTGGTCCGCCACATCGCCTCGAAGTGGGGGAAGGAGGGCGTCCGGGCCAACGCCGTGGCGCCCGGCCTGGTGCTCACCGACACCGCCCGGGCGGGCATCGACCCCGGGTTCCGGGACCGCGCCCTGCGCACCACCCGCAGCCCCCGCCTGGGCACGCCCGAGGACATCGCCTCCATGGTGGCCTTCCTCGTGTCCGACGACGCCTCGTGGGTCAACGGTCAGGTGATCAGCGTGGACGGGGGCGCCCTGCTGCGCTGA